One window of Daphnia magna isolate NIES unplaced genomic scaffold, ASM2063170v1.1 Dm_contigs074, whole genome shotgun sequence genomic DNA carries:
- the LOC123477529 gene encoding uncharacterized protein LOC123477529, whose protein sequence is MNQTKKNEELLNVDWSDEILMTWIEEDTPQLEISETLPTGNDWEDELLANLMSNEAKGEIQINANASESMQVSRNINMEEDVTRYINSDRDCEFMQKKRYSNSESDFEFMQEKSSISPSETEEEETSSSKVGYYYSKIESDLDPSSSDSEMAANCKAVSVIYNEEQETWSLPVPLITQTAYCKNCTMKTFPALDTEMTRRRIVAITMLMKGEFNYNLLEVSREMIRNHLLEARENGKNIKQILDTVFPNGTTLLHGSVIKERYVPPIRS, encoded by the exons atgaatcaaaccaagaaaaacgaagaactaTTAAATGTAGACTGGAGTGATGAAATCTTGATGACTTGGATTGAAGAAGATACCCCGCAATTGGAAATAAGTGAAACGCTACCAACAGGAAACGACTGGGAAGACGAACTCTTAGCTAATCTAATGAGTAATGAAGCTAAAGGTGAGATACAAATTAATGCGAACGCAAGTGAAAGTATGCAGGTATCAAGGAATATAAATATGGAAGAAGACGTAACAAGATACATCAATAGTGACAGAgattgtgaatttatgcaaaagaaaagatacagcaATAGTGAAAGCGATTTTGAATTTATGCAAGAGAAAAGTTCTATATCACCatcagaaacggaagaagaagaaacatcatCGAGTAAAGTGGGTTACTACTACagtaaaatagaaagtgaCTTAGACCCATCGTCGTCAGACAGTGAAATGGCCGCCAACTGTAAGGCAGTAAGTGTAATCTACAACGAAGAACAGGAAACTTGGTCATTACCAGTTCCCTTAATAACACAAACGGCCTACTGTAAAAACTGTACGATGAAAACATTCCCAGCTTTGGACACGGAGATGACACGAAGAAGAATCGTCGCCAtaacgatgttgatgaaag GAGAATTCAACTACAATTTGCTGGAAGTATCAAGAGAAATGATCAGAAACCACCTactagaagcaagagaaaatgggaaaaacataaaacaaattctggacactgttttccccaatggaacaacattattacacgggagtgtgataaaagaaagatatgTTCCTCCAATACGGAGCTGA